A single Nodosilinea sp. PGN35 DNA region contains:
- the purT gene encoding formate-dependent phosphoribosylglycinamide formyltransferase has translation MTTPLTPLTPLGTPLKHEARRLLLLGSGELGREVALEAVRLGLEVVAVDRYDQAPAMAVAHRRHVIDMLDGSALRRVVEQEQPGLIVPEVEAIATDTLVALEAEGWRVIPTAQATQLTMNREGIRKLAAEELGLKTSPFRFAGTEAEYLEAIAAIGLPCVVKPIMSSSGKGQSTVRQESEVLAAWRYAGEAGRGKGDRVIVEGFVPFDTEITLLTVRAIDGTHFCPPIGHRQEAGDYRESWQPCALHPDTLAACQEMARAVTDALGGWGLFGVELFIAGAPEQPQTVYFSEVSPRPHDTGMVTMVSQHQSEFELHVRAIVGLPIGEISLVQPGASAVILAGGQSDSPQYSGLDEALQVPTSKVRLFGKPTAHPNRRMGVALALGDTVEEARERAIACASAIQVIL, from the coding sequence ATGACCACCCCACTGACGCCCCTGACGCCCCTGGGCACCCCTCTCAAGCACGAGGCCCGGCGGCTGCTGCTGCTGGGGTCGGGGGAACTGGGCCGCGAGGTGGCCCTGGAGGCCGTGCGCCTGGGGCTGGAGGTGGTGGCCGTCGATCGCTACGACCAGGCTCCGGCCATGGCGGTGGCCCACCGCCGCCACGTGATCGACATGCTAGATGGCTCAGCGCTGCGGCGGGTGGTGGAGCAGGAGCAGCCCGGGCTGATTGTGCCGGAGGTGGAGGCGATCGCCACCGATACCCTGGTGGCCTTAGAGGCCGAGGGCTGGCGGGTCATCCCCACCGCGCAGGCCACCCAGCTGACCATGAACCGCGAGGGCATACGGAAGCTGGCGGCCGAGGAGCTGGGCCTGAAGACCTCCCCCTTTCGCTTTGCTGGCACCGAGGCGGAGTATTTGGAGGCGATCGCGGCGATCGGCCTGCCCTGTGTCGTCAAGCCGATCATGAGTTCGTCGGGCAAGGGGCAGAGCACCGTGCGCCAGGAGTCTGAGGTGCTGGCCGCCTGGCGGTATGCCGGGGAGGCGGGCCGGGGCAAGGGCGATCGCGTCATTGTCGAGGGCTTTGTGCCCTTTGACACCGAGATCACCCTGCTGACCGTGCGGGCGATCGATGGCACCCACTTCTGCCCCCCCATCGGCCACCGCCAGGAGGCGGGGGACTACCGCGAGTCGTGGCAGCCCTGCGCCCTGCACCCCGACACCCTAGCCGCCTGTCAGGAAATGGCCAGAGCGGTCACCGATGCCCTGGGCGGCTGGGGCCTGTTTGGAGTGGAACTGTTTATCGCCGGAGCCCCCGAGCAGCCCCAGACCGTCTACTTTAGCGAAGTCAGCCCCAGGCCCCACGACACCGGCATGGTGACCATGGTGAGCCAGCACCAGTCGGAGTTTGAGCTGCACGTGCGGGCGATCGTGGGCCTGCCCATCGGCGAGATTAGCCTGGTGCAGCCGGGGGCCTCGGCGGTGATTTTGGCCGGGGGCCAGAGCGACAGTCCGCAATACTCTGGTTTAGATGAGGCGCTGCAGGTACCCACCAGCAAGGTGCGGCTGTTTGGCAAGCCCACGGCCCACCCCAACCGGCGCATGGGGGTGGCGCTGGCGTTGGGCGATACGGTGGAGGAGGCCAGGGAACGGGCGATCGCCTGTGCCAGCGCCATCCAGGTGATTCTATAA
- a CDS encoding ABC transporter substrate-binding protein has protein sequence MRLRPYARFGLFALLGLMLSWLVACGGGQPSATAPTEGGSQEVEFWTMQLSPDFDDYFNGLIADYEAQNPGTTVRWVDVPWADMQSKILTAVTAGTAPDVVNLNPDFAAQLASRNAWLPLDDKVPAEAKQVYLPNIWEANTLNGQSFGIPWYLTTNVTLHNQDLLEAAGVEPPTTYAELAEVAQRVKDATGKYAYFTTFVPEDSADVLQSFVQMGVELVDDQGQAAFDTDAGRAVFQYWSDLYQQELLPREVLTQGHRRAIDLYQSGEVALLSTGAEFFPTIEANAPDIAAVTGSGPQITGDTGKTNVAVMNVVIPAGSDVPEAALDFALYVTNDANQLSFAKAANVLPSTAGALEDEYFATEGTQGVEKARSVSAEQMNQAEVLIPAMDGVKELQAIVYDNLQAAMLGQKTVDQAVSDAAAAWNAR, from the coding sequence ATGAGACTCCGCCCCTACGCCCGCTTTGGTCTGTTTGCCCTGCTGGGGTTGATGCTGAGCTGGCTGGTGGCCTGCGGTGGCGGGCAGCCCAGCGCCACCGCCCCCACCGAGGGCGGCAGTCAGGAGGTCGAATTCTGGACGATGCAGCTCTCCCCCGATTTTGATGACTACTTCAACGGGCTGATTGCTGACTACGAAGCCCAAAACCCCGGCACCACCGTGCGCTGGGTCGATGTGCCCTGGGCCGACATGCAGAGCAAAATTCTCACCGCCGTCACCGCTGGCACCGCCCCCGATGTGGTCAACCTCAACCCCGACTTTGCCGCCCAGCTGGCCAGCCGCAACGCCTGGCTGCCGCTAGATGACAAAGTGCCCGCCGAGGCCAAACAGGTCTATCTGCCCAACATCTGGGAGGCCAACACCCTCAACGGCCAGAGCTTTGGCATTCCCTGGTACCTGACCACCAACGTCACCCTGCACAACCAGGACCTGCTAGAGGCCGCTGGGGTCGAGCCGCCCACCACCTACGCTGAGCTGGCCGAGGTGGCCCAGCGGGTTAAGGACGCCACCGGCAAGTATGCCTACTTCACCACCTTTGTGCCCGAAGACTCTGCCGACGTGCTGCAATCCTTTGTGCAGATGGGGGTCGAGCTGGTGGATGACCAGGGCCAGGCCGCCTTCGACACCGATGCGGGTCGCGCCGTGTTCCAGTACTGGAGCGACCTCTATCAGCAAGAGCTATTGCCGAGGGAAGTGCTGACCCAGGGTCACCGTCGAGCGATCGATCTCTACCAGTCAGGGGAAGTGGCGCTGCTCTCGACCGGGGCCGAATTTTTTCCCACCATTGAGGCCAACGCTCCCGACATTGCCGCCGTCACCGGCAGCGGCCCCCAGATCACAGGCGACACCGGCAAGACCAATGTGGCCGTGATGAATGTGGTGATTCCGGCGGGTAGCGATGTGCCCGAGGCGGCGCTGGACTTTGCCCTGTACGTCACCAACGACGCCAACCAGCTCAGCTTTGCCAAAGCTGCCAACGTGCTGCCTTCCACCGCTGGTGCCCTGGAGGACGAGTACTTTGCTACCGAGGGCACTCAGGGGGTGGAGAAAGCCCGCTCTGTTAGCGCCGAGCAGATGAACCAGGCCGAGGTACTGATTCCCGCTATGGATGGAGTTAAAGAGCTGCAAGCGATCGTCTACGACAACCTGCAAGCGGCAATGCTGGGCCAAAAAACCGTAGATCAGGCCGTCAGCGACGCAGCAGCGGCGTGGAATGCTCGGTAG
- a CDS encoding aminoglycoside phosphotransferase family protein — MPPQNPGRLAQTPDAEVAIDAALVHSLIQAQHPDLAHLPIAPVDAGWDNAMFRLGNRLSVRLPRRQIAAALIEHEQTWLPQIAGQLPIAVPAPCRVGTPALTYPWQWSILPWIEGSSADVSPPHPAEAKRLGEFFGALHTPAPPDAPVNPFRGVPLKQRAEAIAERFQRLKTKTDLITPAIEAQWEVALAAPIDTPPTWIHGDLHPRNVLVKHGLLSGMIDWGDMTAGDRATDLAAVWMLFDDRGARLEALTACGPVSEATRQRALGWAIFFGVVLLDTGLADHPRHAAIGEKTLRRIAEAEDASI; from the coding sequence ATGCCGCCGCAAAATCCTGGCCGTCTAGCCCAAACGCCAGACGCCGAAGTCGCTATCGATGCTGCTCTTGTCCACAGCCTGATCCAGGCTCAGCATCCCGATTTGGCCCACCTGCCGATCGCCCCTGTGGATGCAGGCTGGGACAATGCCATGTTTCGCCTGGGCAATCGCCTCTCGGTGCGTCTCCCCCGCCGTCAAATCGCTGCCGCCCTGATTGAGCACGAGCAGACCTGGCTGCCGCAAATTGCGGGTCAACTGCCGATCGCTGTGCCTGCCCCCTGCCGGGTAGGCACCCCGGCCCTGACCTACCCCTGGCAGTGGAGCATACTGCCCTGGATTGAGGGCAGCTCAGCTGATGTAAGCCCACCACACCCCGCCGAGGCAAAACGGCTGGGCGAGTTTTTTGGCGCCCTGCACACCCCCGCGCCGCCCGATGCCCCCGTCAACCCGTTTCGGGGTGTGCCGCTAAAGCAACGGGCCGAGGCGATTGCCGAACGATTCCAGCGTCTCAAAACCAAGACTGACCTGATCACGCCCGCCATTGAGGCCCAGTGGGAGGTCGCCCTGGCAGCTCCCATCGATACCCCACCCACCTGGATTCACGGCGATCTGCACCCCCGCAACGTTCTGGTCAAGCATGGCCTGCTGAGCGGAATGATCGACTGGGGCGATATGACAGCGGGCGATCGCGCCACTGACCTGGCAGCGGTGTGGATGCTGTTTGACGATAGGGGGGCGCGACTGGAGGCACTCACCGCCTGCGGTCCCGTGTCTGAGGCCACCCGACAACGAGCCCTGGGCTGGGCTATTTTTTTCGGCGTGGTGCTGCTGGATACGGGGCTGGCCGATCACCCCAGGCATGCTGCGATCGGCGAGAAAACGCTGCGACGCATTGCCGAAGCTGAAGATGCCAGCATTTAG